In one window of Vibrio pelagius DNA:
- a CDS encoding beta strand repeat-containing protein, whose protein sequence is MEGTKHDDLIVGTEQDDAVNSRSGNDEISTLAGDDFVTAGEGSDKISTGSGNDTVLGDVEYALEENDDTPASGDDSWGESYTAYEFVAETNEQQASHTVRLDNFAVNQAVNTSTTVGGLAANSTVTVQLTDENGAIIASQIATVDASGNITVDIDIPESSIGDNGEVTFSFLNESGEPISTISDMNVAVRNIYDDTIDGGSGDDILKGQQGNDTIYGGEGNDFLDGDINDDTLYGEEGDDVLVGGNGDDYLDGGTGNDTLLGSDGDDTIHGGDGDDLLMGELGDDTIHGGEGHDTLIGNDGQDALYGGEGNDKLFGGKGDDVLEGNQGNDEIHGEEGDDIIAGGEGDDFVLGGAGADQISGDAGNDLLLGGDGDDTITGGEGHDTLVGEYGDDTMSGGAGHDTLYGDIGDDTLTGGAGNDQLFGGEGDDVIDGGEGDDIIHGNEGVDTITTGLGDDQVYAGSGDDIIDTGEGADTVFGETGHNQITSGAGDDTVYTDFGDDTIDTGEGHDTIFAGDGDNTLNTGSGDDLMYTGAGKDSIQTGAGHDTVYAGDGDNTVDSGADHDAVYSGSGADNINLGEGHDKAFTGAGQDTIVAGAGNDQVYAGGDDDVIQGVSGNNQLFGEEGNDTITAGLNASELYGGSGEDTLTGSTESDRLYGGSGDDSIQAGEGDDFIEGNQGSDEIYAGVGNDTVLGGANDDVIHGGTGSDTLIGDDGDDIIKGEEGDDILVGGTGNDQLDGGTGRSEIYGESGDDVLVSADQDDLLSGGSGNDTISSGAGHDTVYAGSGTDNITTGEGNDTVYGESGSNTIATGLGDDTVYGGINSDNIDTGEGADQIYAGDGSDTIDAGAGNDHIDAGSGDDLLKGGDGDDALFGGAGNDELIGGDGYDLLAGGEGDDIIRDDGQDTLLGEQGNDTLIAAATGSHNIFGGEGDDTLIGSEQADTLYGGADSDTITGAGGDDILYAGSGNDSIDAGTGDDTVYGEDGANKITLGEGDDTLYGGAGADTATGGLGDDTLSGAAGNDNLSGNEGEDLIDAGEGHDTVSGGDDNDLIFGGAGNDNLSGDAGDDQIYSGAGDDTLSGGLGDDKLIAEGGSNTLSGDEGDDTLLGGSGADTLLGGDGNDYIEDTSDNNIVDGGDGDDNIQLTGASNTVTGGAGADVISSTGGGVNDISGDDGNDTITVAGSANTIAGGEGNDTITASGGTNNISGGEGNDNITASGETNTITGGEGNDTIRVNSGNSTVSGDEGNDSITTGSGSDSLYGGIGADTLSSGAGNDRLFGGADDDKLYAGDGDDTLEGGDGNDIIYGQNDQDTLDGGAGNDYLSGGSGDDTLVGGTGNDTLRGDSGEDTLWGGSGDDNLGGGGSADTLFGEDGDDTLSGNGGNDMLYGASGDDKLSGGSGDDYVSGGEGNDTLSGNNDSDTLDGGEGDDKLSGDSGNDTLFGQVGNDILDGGEGIDQLYGGAGNDQLIFDSSELESGQAGVVHFSGGSDFDVLVVGGDNQSQMIDMTHNTFQEIEGVKISSSDTELALALDKIAANNTAGETAGQFVCTGASSIDVSGWGWQLTESHLEMSDTLQDIYRESNIDTGSLYGYRFESEAGQEVVIWSDLNSGDIHFPDSEDV, encoded by the coding sequence ATGGAAGGAACAAAACACGACGATCTTATTGTTGGTACAGAGCAAGATGACGCGGTAAACAGCCGCTCTGGTAATGATGAGATAAGCACGCTTGCAGGTGATGATTTTGTCACTGCAGGAGAAGGTAGCGACAAAATCTCAACAGGCAGCGGTAATGACACTGTTTTAGGCGATGTTGAATATGCCCTCGAAGAGAACGATGACACGCCGGCGAGTGGCGATGACTCGTGGGGTGAATCGTATACCGCTTATGAGTTTGTAGCTGAAACCAACGAGCAACAAGCTTCTCACACCGTAAGATTAGATAACTTTGCAGTTAACCAGGCGGTAAACACCTCTACCACAGTTGGCGGTCTCGCCGCTAACAGCACTGTGACGGTTCAACTCACCGATGAAAATGGCGCCATTATCGCTTCTCAAATTGCGACGGTAGACGCTAGCGGGAATATTACTGTCGATATTGATATCCCTGAGTCATCTATTGGTGACAATGGCGAAGTCACCTTTAGCTTCTTGAACGAAAGTGGCGAGCCTATCTCTACCATAAGCGACATGAACGTGGCCGTTCGCAACATCTACGACGATACTATTGACGGCGGCAGTGGCGATGACATTTTGAAAGGCCAACAAGGTAATGACACCATCTATGGTGGCGAAGGGAATGACTTCCTCGATGGTGACATCAATGATGATACTTTATACGGCGAAGAAGGTGACGACGTTTTAGTTGGCGGTAATGGAGATGACTACCTAGATGGTGGGACGGGTAACGATACCCTACTCGGCTCTGACGGTGACGACACTATTCACGGTGGTGACGGTGACGACCTGCTGATGGGTGAGTTAGGTGACGATACGATCCATGGCGGTGAAGGGCACGATACTCTGATCGGTAATGACGGGCAAGATGCGCTTTATGGTGGCGAAGGTAACGACAAGCTCTTCGGTGGTAAAGGCGACGATGTTCTTGAAGGAAACCAAGGCAACGATGAAATTCATGGTGAAGAAGGAGACGACATCATCGCTGGCGGCGAAGGTGACGACTTCGTACTTGGTGGTGCAGGTGCTGACCAAATTTCGGGCGACGCAGGTAACGACCTTCTACTGGGTGGCGATGGCGACGACACCATTACAGGCGGTGAGGGTCACGATACCTTAGTGGGTGAATACGGTGATGACACCATGAGTGGTGGAGCTGGACACGACACGCTCTATGGTGACATCGGTGATGACACATTAACGGGTGGCGCTGGTAACGACCAACTCTTCGGTGGCGAAGGCGATGACGTGATTGATGGCGGCGAAGGTGACGACATTATTCATGGTAACGAAGGTGTTGATACCATCACAACCGGTCTTGGTGACGACCAAGTTTATGCCGGCTCTGGGGATGACATCATTGATACCGGGGAAGGCGCTGACACGGTATTTGGTGAAACGGGGCACAACCAAATTACGTCTGGTGCTGGCGACGATACTGTCTACACAGATTTCGGTGACGATACCATTGATACTGGTGAAGGTCATGACACCATATTCGCGGGCGACGGTGACAACACGTTGAACACTGGTTCTGGTGACGACTTGATGTATACCGGTGCTGGGAAAGATTCGATTCAAACAGGCGCTGGCCACGACACTGTTTATGCAGGCGACGGAGACAATACGGTCGATTCAGGCGCTGATCACGACGCCGTATACTCAGGCAGTGGCGCCGATAATATCAATCTTGGCGAAGGCCACGACAAAGCGTTCACTGGTGCAGGACAAGATACCATCGTCGCAGGCGCGGGTAACGACCAAGTCTATGCAGGTGGAGACGACGATGTTATCCAAGGTGTATCAGGCAACAACCAACTCTTTGGTGAAGAAGGCAATGACACCATTACTGCCGGCTTGAATGCCAGTGAACTCTATGGTGGTAGCGGTGAAGATACACTGACTGGCTCTACTGAGAGCGACCGCCTTTACGGTGGTAGCGGTGATGACTCAATTCAAGCTGGTGAAGGTGACGATTTCATTGAAGGTAACCAAGGTAGCGATGAAATCTACGCAGGCGTCGGTAATGACACTGTACTAGGTGGCGCTAACGATGATGTGATTCACGGTGGTACAGGTAGCGATACCCTAATTGGTGATGACGGCGACGATATCATCAAAGGTGAAGAAGGCGACGACATTCTAGTTGGTGGTACGGGTAACGACCAGCTCGACGGTGGTACTGGTCGTAGTGAAATCTACGGTGAAAGCGGTGATGACGTGCTAGTCAGTGCAGACCAAGATGACCTGCTCTCTGGTGGTTCAGGTAACGATACCATCTCGTCTGGCGCTGGTCATGACACCGTTTATGCTGGTTCAGGTACCGATAACATTACAACTGGAGAAGGTAATGACACCGTATATGGTGAGTCTGGGTCAAATACCATTGCAACAGGCTTAGGTGACGATACTGTCTACGGTGGTATCAACTCAGACAACATCGATACTGGCGAAGGTGCTGACCAAATCTACGCAGGTGACGGTTCGGATACTATCGACGCTGGCGCAGGGAACGACCACATTGACGCAGGCAGTGGTGACGACCTACTTAAAGGTGGAGACGGTGACGACGCACTATTTGGTGGTGCAGGTAACGATGAACTTATTGGTGGAGACGGTTATGACCTTCTTGCCGGCGGCGAAGGTGACGACATTATTCGCGATGACGGCCAAGACACGCTACTCGGTGAACAAGGTAACGACACACTCATTGCGGCAGCGACAGGTAGCCACAACATTTTCGGTGGCGAAGGTGATGATACGCTTATCGGTAGTGAACAAGCGGACACCCTATACGGTGGCGCCGATAGCGATACGATTACAGGCGCTGGCGGAGACGATATTCTTTATGCCGGTAGCGGTAACGACTCCATTGATGCAGGAACTGGTGATGACACCGTGTACGGCGAAGATGGCGCAAACAAAATCACACTCGGTGAGGGTGACGACACACTTTATGGTGGTGCAGGAGCTGACACAGCAACCGGTGGTTTGGGCGATGACACTCTTTCTGGTGCAGCGGGCAATGACAACCTGTCCGGCAATGAAGGTGAAGACTTAATTGATGCAGGCGAAGGTCACGATACCGTATCTGGTGGCGATGACAACGACCTTATTTTCGGTGGCGCTGGCAATGATAACTTGTCAGGTGATGCTGGAGATGACCAAATCTACTCAGGTGCAGGCGACGATACCCTATCTGGTGGTTTAGGCGATGATAAACTCATTGCAGAAGGCGGTAGCAATACCCTATCAGGCGACGAAGGCGACGATACCTTACTCGGTGGTTCGGGTGCCGATACCCTGTTAGGTGGTGACGGTAACGACTATATTGAAGATACTTCAGACAACAACATCGTCGATGGTGGTGATGGTGATGACAATATCCAACTGACTGGTGCTAGTAACACGGTCACTGGTGGTGCAGGTGCTGATGTTATCAGCTCTACCGGCGGTGGAGTAAATGACATTTCCGGTGACGATGGTAACGACACAATCACAGTGGCTGGCAGCGCCAACACAATTGCTGGTGGCGAAGGCAACGACACGATTACCGCCAGTGGCGGCACTAACAATATCAGCGGCGGTGAAGGTAATGACAATATCACCGCAAGCGGCGAAACCAATACCATCACAGGTGGTGAAGGTAACGATACCATCAGAGTAAACTCAGGTAACAGTACTGTTTCTGGTGATGAAGGTAACGATTCAATCACCACTGGTAGCGGTTCAGACAGCCTTTACGGTGGTATCGGTGCAGACACCCTATCCTCTGGCGCGGGCAACGATCGTCTATTTGGTGGTGCCGATGACGACAAACTTTACGCAGGCGATGGAGACGATACCCTCGAAGGTGGCGACGGCAATGACATCATATACGGTCAAAATGACCAAGATACTTTAGATGGCGGCGCAGGTAACGATTACCTATCTGGCGGTTCTGGCGATGATACTCTCGTAGGTGGTACAGGCAACGATACCCTAAGAGGTGATTCAGGCGAAGACACGCTGTGGGGCGGTTCTGGAGACGATAACCTAGGTGGTGGTGGCTCCGCCGATACACTATTTGGTGAGGACGGCGACGACACATTATCAGGTAATGGAGGCAACGATATGTTATATGGTGCAAGCGGTGACGACAAACTGTCTGGCGGCTCTGGTGACGACTATGTGTCGGGCGGCGAAGGCAACGATACCCTAAGCGGCAATAATGACTCAGATACCCTAGATGGCGGCGAAGGCGACGATAAACTGTCTGGTGACTCTGGTAATGACACTCTATTCGGACAAGTCGGAAACGACATTCTAGATGGTGGTGAAGGTATCGACCAACTCTATGGTGGTGCGGGTAACGACCAACTTATCTTTGACTCAAGTGAACTTGAGTCTGGTCAAGCGGGAGTCGTTCACTTTAGCGGTGGTTCAGACTTCGATGTACTGGTTGTAGGCGGCGACAATCAAAGTCAAATGATCGATATGACGCACAATACTTTCCAAGAGATTGAAGGTGTGAAGATCAGCTCAAGTGACACAGAACTTGCCTTGGCTCTGGATAAGATTGCAGCCAATAACACTGCTGGTGAAACTGCGGGTCAATTTGTATGTACTGGTGCAAGCAGTATCGATGTTTCCGGTTGGGGTTGGCAACTTACTGAGAGCCACCTAGAGATGAGTGATACTCTTCAAGACATCTATCGTGAAAGTAACATCGACACAGGCTCGCTATACGGCTATCGCTTTGAGAGTGAAGCAGGACAAGAGGTGGTTATCTGGAGTGACTTGAATAGCGGAGACATCCACTTCCCAGATTCAGAAGACGTATAG
- a CDS encoding HlyD family type I secretion periplasmic adaptor subunit — MEREFSTRKLITLGSAILLVTVGGFLFWSMTMPLSSASVAHGNLVVESKRKQIQHLQGGWVKEVLVQDGQQVEVGQVLLELSDAKSESDYKRYLYRNFSLVAQKARLEALLNESEELKWPDGLINEGQDSLIIMPIVNSERVQFEQGLLRKQLIDSLYNQKSTLYKEKIQGNQFQKKAVASQRDLIKQEIDMTKGLVAKGYVSKTRMLELRRHLARIEGELAEINVTIDVTKRELETLEQSYKSQLLDLKRDYAQQLKSVNDEVRDVKQVMNTLEDVRSRIQIRSEFKGRVVGLNISSVGGVVRPGQVLMEIVPDSDELIVEAIVPPRDIDIVRSGQDARIRLTAYSARQVPPVLGEVIHVSADRVVKGGDADEKDQGYLVKIRFDREDLQSLQAENRIELYPGMLTEVLILVEERTLWDYLIGPLTSGMAKAMREA; from the coding sequence ATGGAACGTGAATTTAGTACACGCAAATTGATCACTCTTGGCTCTGCGATTTTATTGGTGACGGTCGGAGGCTTTCTGTTTTGGTCTATGACCATGCCTTTGAGCTCCGCTTCAGTCGCGCACGGAAACTTGGTTGTTGAAAGTAAGCGAAAGCAGATCCAGCATTTACAAGGTGGCTGGGTGAAAGAGGTGCTAGTGCAAGATGGTCAGCAGGTGGAGGTTGGTCAAGTGCTGCTAGAACTCTCTGATGCCAAGTCCGAATCCGATTATAAACGTTACCTTTACCGCAATTTCTCGCTGGTGGCGCAAAAGGCACGCCTTGAGGCACTTCTCAATGAGTCGGAAGAGCTGAAATGGCCTGATGGTTTAATTAATGAAGGGCAAGATTCGTTGATTATTATGCCTATTGTGAACAGTGAGCGAGTGCAGTTCGAACAAGGGTTGTTGAGAAAGCAGTTGATTGACTCTTTGTACAACCAAAAATCGACTCTTTATAAGGAAAAGATTCAGGGTAATCAATTTCAGAAAAAAGCCGTGGCTTCACAGCGTGATTTGATTAAACAAGAGATCGATATGACCAAGGGCTTAGTTGCTAAAGGTTACGTATCTAAAACTCGTATGTTAGAGCTTCGTCGTCATCTCGCACGAATTGAAGGGGAGTTAGCTGAGATTAATGTCACTATCGATGTCACAAAGCGAGAACTCGAAACACTAGAACAAAGTTACAAAAGTCAGCTGTTAGATTTAAAACGCGATTATGCCCAACAACTTAAATCGGTTAATGACGAGGTACGAGACGTCAAACAGGTAATGAATACCTTGGAAGATGTGCGTTCACGTATCCAGATTCGCAGTGAATTTAAAGGACGTGTTGTTGGTTTGAACATCTCAAGTGTTGGTGGCGTGGTGCGCCCGGGACAAGTGCTAATGGAGATCGTGCCAGACAGCGATGAGTTGATTGTTGAAGCTATTGTACCGCCTAGAGATATAGATATTGTCCGCTCGGGCCAAGATGCAAGAATACGCCTTACCGCATACAGTGCAAGGCAAGTACCGCCAGTATTGGGCGAGGTGATTCATGTGTCTGCAGACCGAGTGGTCAAAGGTGGTGATGCGGATGAAAAAGACCAAGGTTATCTGGTTAAAATCCGGTTTGATCGGGAAGATCTTCAATCATTGCAAGCTGAAAACCGAATTGAACTCTATCCTGGAATGCTCACCGAAGTCTTGATCTTGGTTGAAGAGCGCACGCTTTGGGATTACCTAATAGGCCCACTCACTAGTGGTATGGCAAAAGCGATGAGGGAGGCGTAA
- a CDS encoding type I secretion system permease/ATPase codes for MDDLKLSPFHSVKREAWAAVGFSMGINLLVLAVPVYSLQLFDRVMSSASIETLFALLGITLFLVTSQSALEYIRTLLMQRSALKLDTQLSGQLLDLSISTSSQTNSIDKQPLHDLSTLRNFLASPSTSSILDLPFTPLFLLLLFFLHPYIGIVAVTGAVVFSLLTVVMMLGGRKVSGVAQEETGKVAMELNDFLRNAPTLKAMGMSQNIGKVWEEKNHKVLSLQWLVNARVGLLLAVSRYFRTLLQVVVLTLGVYLALQQQIGLGAVIASSILIGRVLSPFESAVSGWKSWYSAYQSWSRLKKCASLTNPSVKTLLPQPRGEIQFNNVSLKFPGAKSPTLQGINFKLGAGHALAVMGNSGSGKSSLASLLMGIHKPSVGEIKIDGATVEKWDQNQFGQYIGYLPQHVGLLAGTVKQNISRFSDCNDAEVVSAAKLACIHELIMALPDGYDTYIGEGGILLSGGQKQRIGLARAIYSNPKVLVLDEPNSNLDPEGETALAIVLQHCKENRITVVMISHRPGFLRQMDWVISLKEGRVEKAGTCEQFLGLRDGDTINTNNIDQVKEQRRG; via the coding sequence ATGGATGATTTAAAACTGAGCCCTTTTCATAGTGTGAAAAGAGAGGCTTGGGCTGCCGTTGGCTTTAGTATGGGCATAAATCTTCTGGTGTTGGCAGTACCAGTCTACAGTTTACAGCTGTTCGATAGAGTAATGAGCAGTGCAAGTATCGAAACCTTGTTTGCTCTGCTCGGCATAACGCTGTTTTTGGTCACTTCCCAATCTGCACTTGAATATATCCGAACTTTGCTAATGCAACGGTCTGCGCTCAAGCTAGACACGCAGCTCAGTGGACAGTTGTTGGATCTAAGTATCTCTACTTCTTCTCAAACCAACAGTATTGATAAGCAACCGCTTCATGATTTGAGTACGTTGCGTAATTTTTTAGCATCGCCATCCACGTCTTCAATTCTTGATCTCCCTTTTACTCCACTGTTTTTGTTATTGCTGTTTTTCCTTCATCCGTATATTGGCATAGTTGCTGTGACTGGGGCGGTGGTTTTTTCTCTGCTCACTGTGGTGATGATGTTAGGTGGGCGCAAGGTGAGTGGGGTCGCTCAAGAAGAGACGGGTAAAGTTGCAATGGAACTCAATGACTTTTTACGTAACGCGCCAACTCTTAAGGCGATGGGTATGAGTCAGAACATTGGTAAAGTTTGGGAAGAGAAGAATCACAAAGTTCTCAGTCTACAGTGGTTGGTTAACGCACGAGTTGGCTTACTGCTGGCTGTAAGTCGTTATTTCAGAACATTGCTACAAGTTGTGGTGTTAACACTCGGTGTTTATTTGGCGTTGCAACAGCAAATAGGGCTAGGCGCTGTTATCGCTAGTTCCATACTAATTGGTCGTGTACTGAGTCCATTTGAAAGTGCCGTCAGTGGGTGGAAATCTTGGTACAGCGCATATCAATCATGGAGCCGTCTCAAAAAATGCGCTTCATTAACCAATCCATCGGTTAAAACTCTGCTTCCTCAACCACGAGGAGAGATTCAATTTAATAATGTCTCGCTAAAGTTTCCGGGTGCAAAATCACCAACGTTACAGGGTATCAACTTTAAGTTGGGGGCGGGGCATGCTCTCGCGGTTATGGGTAATTCTGGCTCTGGTAAATCATCGTTGGCCAGCCTGTTGATGGGCATACATAAACCAAGCGTTGGTGAGATCAAGATTGATGGTGCAACCGTTGAAAAGTGGGACCAAAACCAATTTGGTCAATATATTGGTTATCTTCCTCAGCATGTCGGGTTGCTTGCCGGAACAGTGAAGCAGAATATCTCTCGATTCTCTGACTGCAATGATGCAGAGGTGGTCTCTGCAGCGAAGCTCGCTTGTATACATGAGTTGATCATGGCGTTGCCTGATGGGTATGACACCTATATCGGTGAGGGTGGGATTCTGCTTTCTGGCGGTCAGAAGCAACGTATCGGCCTCGCGCGTGCGATCTATTCGAATCCTAAAGTGCTGGTTCTTGATGAACCTAATTCCAATCTCGATCCTGAAGGTGAAACGGCGCTCGCCATTGTTCTTCAACACTGCAAAGAGAACCGCATAACGGTAGTCATGATCTCCCATCGCCCTGGCTTTTTACGTCAAATGGATTGGGTAATCAGCCTCAAAGAGGGACGCGTTGAGAAAGCAGGAACGTGTGAACAGTTCTTGGGGCTGAGAGATGGTGACACCATCAACACCAACAATATCGACCAAGTTAAAGAGCAACGTAGAGGGTAG
- a CDS encoding DUF3131 domain-containing protein has product MSTVEAGQSVESGSAPKTQYYRRVIAPPIMTEPEENHSTDSYEEEVNSSSAQLSIVEEAALIPLTRNELLLAKKAEYYIQRNFHKETGLWNSVQGYNHTTMWDIASGIAATLALEALGMKETEQVRYELEKTLSTLSAFPLYKDTLPNREYSTKTGLPSGRLSDTESNGNGWSALDIGRLLIWFKVLEQRHPELSPSVEKVVTRWDLSKAVHNGTLFGTKLHQNREYYRQEGRNGYLQYAAEGFKMYGYDLPFPDLDGYLETIEIQGINIQIDSRNVPFLTSDPYVLASIEYQRDPSWSQLVPFYELHKKKWKETGVITAYAEDAMNKNPWFAYNNIYYYGKAWTSVSPSGKVIENPQVLSNKVGFGFSVLFDDEFSDLLYQEVLDSSLKFRSVPAGKYTNGGINSSLNINTNSLILVALWYKSKGRNPILN; this is encoded by the coding sequence GTGAGCACTGTTGAGGCGGGACAAAGTGTTGAATCCGGATCTGCGCCCAAAACTCAGTACTATCGCAGAGTGATTGCTCCGCCGATCATGACAGAACCAGAAGAAAACCATTCGACGGACTCCTACGAAGAAGAAGTGAATAGCAGTAGTGCTCAATTGAGCATTGTCGAAGAAGCAGCTCTAATACCTCTAACCCGTAATGAGCTGTTACTAGCAAAAAAAGCCGAATATTATATTCAACGTAACTTCCATAAAGAGACCGGGCTATGGAATTCCGTTCAGGGGTATAATCATACAACAATGTGGGACATAGCGAGTGGTATTGCCGCGACGCTCGCACTAGAGGCCTTGGGCATGAAGGAGACAGAGCAAGTGCGTTACGAACTTGAGAAAACATTGTCGACCCTAAGCGCTTTTCCACTCTACAAGGACACTTTACCAAACCGAGAATACAGCACCAAGACAGGGCTCCCCTCGGGCCGATTAAGTGATACCGAGAGCAACGGCAATGGTTGGTCGGCGTTAGACATAGGTAGACTTCTCATTTGGTTCAAAGTTTTAGAGCAGCGACACCCAGAACTCTCGCCAAGCGTAGAGAAAGTCGTCACCCGTTGGGATCTTAGCAAAGCAGTGCACAACGGCACTCTATTTGGCACTAAACTCCATCAGAACCGAGAGTATTACCGTCAAGAAGGAAGAAATGGCTATCTCCAATATGCTGCAGAAGGTTTCAAAATGTATGGCTATGACTTGCCCTTCCCCGATCTAGATGGCTATTTGGAAACTATCGAGATTCAAGGTATCAATATTCAGATTGACTCCCGCAACGTCCCTTTCTTAACGAGTGACCCCTATGTTCTCGCAAGTATTGAGTATCAACGCGACCCAAGTTGGAGTCAGTTAGTCCCCTTCTATGAGCTACATAAGAAAAAATGGAAAGAGACTGGAGTCATCACTGCGTACGCAGAAGACGCAATGAACAAAAACCCCTGGTTTGCCTACAACAATATCTACTATTACGGAAAGGCGTGGACAAGCGTCAGTCCATCAGGAAAAGTCATTGAAAACCCACAAGTTCTTAGTAATAAAGTAGGTTTTGGTTTCAGCGTCTTGTTTGATGACGAGTTTAGTGATTTGCTTTACCAAGAAGTGCTAGATAGCAGCCTAAAGTTTCGTAGTGTTCCGGCGGGCAAGTACACGAATGGCGGCATAAATTCCTCTTTAAACATCAACACTAACTCTCTTATTTTAGTCGCGCTCTGGTACAAGTCCAAAGGCCGCAATCCAATCCTAAATTAA